In the genome of Gemmatimonadaceae bacterium, one region contains:
- the era gene encoding GTPase Era gives MPRAGIVTVAGKPNAGKSTLLNRIVGEKLAIVSPKPQSTRDRIVGIHSTPEAQIVLLDTPGLLDPRYALQRAMRATALAALADADVILYLADATDGEPQPLAEVAGLDRPPRVPIVRALNKVDLLSASARAELAAKAPDAALVSASNGQGIDDLTARLASLLPESPFLYPEDELSTQTVRFFAAELVRETAFEQLEEELPYGVACVIEEFRESQTPVYIRAVLHVERESQKRILIGSGGRRIRAIGRDARRKIETLVGSPVYLDLWVKVLPNWRRNPSALARLGYKIPEDGSP, from the coding sequence ATGCCACGCGCCGGCATCGTTACCGTCGCCGGGAAACCCAACGCCGGAAAGTCGACGCTGCTCAACCGTATCGTCGGCGAAAAGCTGGCGATCGTGAGTCCCAAGCCGCAGTCCACCCGCGACCGCATCGTCGGCATCCACTCGACCCCAGAAGCGCAGATCGTCCTTCTCGACACGCCCGGACTCCTCGATCCTCGCTACGCGCTTCAGCGCGCGATGCGCGCGACCGCGCTCGCCGCGCTGGCCGACGCGGACGTGATCCTCTATCTCGCCGACGCGACCGATGGCGAGCCCCAACCGCTGGCCGAGGTGGCGGGCCTCGACCGCCCGCCTCGCGTACCGATCGTACGGGCGCTCAACAAGGTCGATCTCCTGTCCGCGTCGGCCCGTGCGGAGCTCGCGGCGAAGGCCCCCGACGCGGCGCTGGTGAGTGCGTCGAACGGACAAGGAATCGACGACCTGACCGCGAGGCTGGCATCGCTCCTTCCCGAGAGCCCCTTTCTGTACCCGGAAGACGAGCTCAGCACGCAAACAGTGAGATTCTTTGCGGCGGAGCTGGTGCGGGAGACTGCCTTCGAGCAGCTCGAGGAAGAGTTGCCATACGGCGTGGCGTGCGTCATCGAGGAGTTCCGAGAATCGCAAACGCCGGTGTACATTCGAGCGGTCCTCCATGTCGAGCGCGAAAGTCAGAAGCGCATCCTCATCGGCTCGGGGGGCCGGCGGATTCGCGCGATCGGTCGCGATGCCCGCCGGAAAATCGAGACGCTCGTGGGGTCGCCCGTTTACCTCGACCTGTGGGTCAAGGTCCTACCGAACTGGCGACGTAATCCGAGCGCGCTCGCGCGGCTTGGTTACAAGATTCCCGAGGACGGATCTCCATGA
- a CDS encoding Trm112 family protein, which translates to MTVRPPEQLLALLVCPKCKGDLEFVENESVLVCHKCRLRYPVRDGIPVMLIDEATPF; encoded by the coding sequence ATGACAGTGCGCCCCCCCGAGCAACTGCTCGCCCTTCTCGTCTGCCCGAAGTGCAAGGGCGATCTCGAATTCGTCGAGAACGAATCGGTGCTCGTGTGTCACAAGTGCCGGCTGCGGTACCCCGTGCGCGACGGGATTCCAGTGATGCTCATCGACGAGGCGACGCCGTTCTGA
- a CDS encoding PorV/PorQ family protein, producing the protein MSLLVAAMHRVALAQSGNGAQGGLDFLLPIGARTVGMGQAGTAIAVGSDALWWNPALIARGPREASMQITQTLATQTGADAGVAFIYAVPRVGAVGLSLRYLNYGEQDATDSTQQLTGKFAQTGTIVAATFAAPFGDRLAIGLTAKLLRVGFPCTGDCSFTIGNAASPQTGALDLGAQYLVTGDSLLTLGAAVRNVGFKLQVNDTPQADALPGRLYLGAAAAPKWGQLPKDVRVRAAADLVWRLSDAGTPGLNLGGELSFKERYQLRAGYVVNGATGSGLTFGAGISTGKLQIDFSRMLNDVSQQSGVTPTYVALRYLY; encoded by the coding sequence GTGTCGTTGCTCGTCGCCGCCATGCACCGCGTCGCGCTCGCGCAGAGCGGGAACGGCGCGCAGGGCGGTTTGGATTTTCTGCTGCCGATCGGCGCGCGTACCGTGGGCATGGGCCAGGCGGGAACGGCGATCGCCGTCGGCTCCGACGCGCTCTGGTGGAATCCGGCCTTGATCGCGCGCGGGCCGCGCGAAGCGTCGATGCAAATCACGCAGACGCTCGCGACACAAACGGGCGCGGACGCCGGCGTGGCCTTCATCTACGCGGTGCCGCGAGTGGGCGCGGTCGGACTGAGCCTGCGTTATCTCAACTACGGCGAGCAGGACGCGACCGATTCGACGCAACAGCTCACGGGCAAGTTCGCGCAAACGGGCACGATCGTCGCGGCGACGTTCGCCGCGCCGTTCGGCGACCGCTTGGCGATCGGGCTCACGGCAAAGCTCCTTCGCGTCGGCTTCCCGTGCACCGGCGATTGCTCGTTCACGATCGGTAACGCGGCGTCGCCGCAAACGGGGGCGCTCGACCTCGGCGCCCAGTATCTCGTGACGGGCGATTCGCTCCTCACGCTTGGGGCCGCGGTTCGCAACGTCGGCTTCAAGCTGCAGGTGAACGACACGCCGCAGGCCGACGCGCTCCCGGGCCGTTTGTATCTCGGCGCCGCGGCCGCGCCGAAATGGGGGCAGCTGCCGAAGGATGTACGCGTGCGAGCGGCCGCCGATCTCGTGTGGCGCCTCTCGGACGCCGGCACGCCGGGGCTCAACCTCGGCGGCGAGCTATCGTTCAAGGAACGCTATCAATTGCGCGCGGGCTATGTCGTGAACGGCGCGACCGGGTCCGGGCTCACGTTTGGTGCCGGCATCTCCACCGGAAAGCTCCAGATCGACTTCTCGCGAATGCTGAACGACGTGAGCCAGCAGTCCGGCGTGACGCCGACGTACGTCGCGTTGAGATATCTCTATTGA
- a CDS encoding GGDEF domain-containing protein, which produces MATVSAILFSGEGAAPLEPVDRWLEALDVPVVALADVDTLMSIALRSRPRVVVFDARKATARILDALRRLKSDSYTGIVPAVVLTVDDPAVFQTAFEAGADEVIREGVPRAEVDVRLAALLRRSDRDLYVHPSTRLPGAVEIEADIARRLESGALFAACYADLDHFKEFNDRYSYHEGDRVIRILAQILHDVVKGQCHEHGFVGHIGGDDFIFIVPLPDVNDVCEEIVSIFDTLIPYQYSEQDRRAGYFFGKDRRGQLHRVPLMTVSIGVVTNERRRFGHAAQVSALATEMKSYAKTLPGSVYSIDRRTDAVTERPGEPERALSHGGAASGGGGGSGEGNARSESGGKKIK; this is translated from the coding sequence GTGGCAACCGTTAGCGCGATTCTGTTTTCCGGCGAAGGCGCCGCTCCGCTCGAGCCGGTCGACCGGTGGCTCGAGGCGTTGGACGTCCCCGTCGTCGCGCTGGCGGACGTCGACACGTTGATGTCGATCGCGCTTCGCAGCCGTCCGCGCGTGGTCGTCTTCGACGCGCGCAAGGCCACCGCACGGATCCTGGACGCGCTCCGCCGGCTCAAATCCGACTCGTACACGGGCATCGTGCCGGCGGTGGTGCTGACGGTGGACGACCCCGCCGTATTCCAAACCGCGTTCGAGGCCGGCGCCGACGAGGTGATTCGCGAGGGCGTTCCGCGGGCCGAGGTCGACGTGCGGTTGGCCGCGCTCCTGCGGCGATCGGACCGCGACCTCTACGTGCACCCGTCGACGCGCTTGCCGGGCGCCGTGGAAATCGAGGCGGACATCGCCCGGCGCCTCGAGTCCGGGGCCTTGTTCGCGGCGTGCTATGCGGACCTGGATCACTTCAAGGAGTTCAACGACCGATACTCCTATCACGAGGGGGATCGCGTCATCAGGATTCTCGCGCAGATCCTGCACGATGTGGTCAAGGGGCAGTGTCACGAGCACGGATTCGTCGGCCACATCGGCGGCGACGACTTCATTTTCATCGTGCCGCTGCCCGACGTGAACGACGTCTGCGAGGAAATCGTTTCGATCTTCGATACTCTGATTCCGTATCAGTATTCCGAGCAGGACCGGCGAGCCGGGTACTTCTTCGGCAAGGATCGCCGCGGCCAGCTTCACCGCGTACCATTGATGACCGTCTCCATCGGGGTCGTGACCAACGAGCGCCGCCGGTTCGGTCACGCGGCGCAGGTGAGCGCGCTGGCGACCGAGATGAAGAGCTACGCGAAGACATTGCCCGGTTCGGTGTATTCGATCGACCGTCGCACCGACGCCGTGACGGAGCGCCCTGGAGAGCCGGAGCGGGCGCTGTCACACGGCGGCGCGGCGAGCGGTGGCGGGGGGGGGAGCGGAGAAGGAAACGCGCGATCCGAAAGTGGAGGAAAAAAGATCAAGTGA
- the prfB gene encoding peptide chain release factor 2 (programmed frameshift), with protein MAESERARQLRQYAERLAELRRYLDLDAKREMLRSLEERMAAPGFWNDQQAAQAAVQQIKAVKIWVEPFDAIAGRIESARELEEMLQSEPDADMISELDREISALGREIEAFRLRSLLSGPDDHRDAQLEISAGAGGTEAQDWASMLMRMYTRWAERKGYTIDILDMSEGEEAGIKGAVLEIKGSYAYGFLKAEIGVHRLVRISPFDAQARRHTSFASVFVYPVVNEEINVEIRDEDIRMDVFRASGAGGQHVNKTSSAVRLTHIPTGIVVSSQQERSQHKNKGTAMKMLKNRLYQLEAERQAKKKAELDATKSDVSFGNQIRSYVFQPYTMVNDHRTELKIPDVQRIMDGDIDPFVEAYLTSLGGNGSGASAA; from the exons ATGGCCGAAAGCGAGCGAGCACGCCAGCTCAGGCAATACGCTGAGCGACTGGCGGAGCTGCGGAGGTACCTT GACCTCGATGCGAAGCGCGAGATGCTTCGTTCGCTCGAGGAGCGCATGGCGGCGCCCGGGTTCTGGAACGACCAGCAGGCGGCGCAGGCCGCGGTGCAACAAATAAAGGCGGTCAAGATCTGGGTCGAGCCGTTCGACGCGATCGCCGGAAGAATCGAGAGCGCGCGCGAACTGGAAGAAATGCTGCAGTCCGAGCCGGACGCCGACATGATATCCGAGCTCGATCGGGAGATCTCGGCGCTCGGGCGCGAGATCGAGGCGTTCCGACTCCGTTCGCTGTTGTCGGGACCCGACGATCACCGCGACGCGCAGCTCGAGATCAGCGCGGGAGCCGGCGGCACCGAGGCGCAGGATTGGGCGTCGATGCTGATGCGGATGTACACTCGCTGGGCCGAGCGAAAAGGCTACACCATCGACATCCTCGACATGAGCGAGGGCGAAGAGGCCGGGATCAAAGGGGCGGTGCTCGAGATCAAGGGCTCGTACGCCTACGGCTTTCTGAAGGCCGAGATCGGGGTTCATCGGCTCGTGCGCATCTCGCCGTTCGACGCGCAGGCGCGACGGCACACCAGCTTCGCGTCGGTGTTCGTGTATCCCGTGGTCAACGAGGAAATCAACGTCGAGATCCGCGACGAGGACATTCGGATGGACGTCTTCCGTGCGTCGGGCGCGGGGGGACAGCACGTCAACAAGACGAGCTCCGCGGTGCGTCTCACTCACATTCCGACGGGCATCGTCGTGTCGTCGCAGCAGGAGCGGTCGCAGCACAAGAACAAAGGCACGGCGATGAAGATGCTGAAGAACCGTCTCTATCAACTCGAGGCGGAGCGGCAGGCGAAAAAGAAGGCGGAGCTCGACGCGACGAAATCGGACGTGAGCTTCGGCAACCAGATTCGCAGCTACGTCTTCCAGCCGTACACGATGGTGAACGACCACCGCACTGAACTGAAGATTCCCGACGTACAGCGGATCATGGACGGCGACATCGATCCGTTCGTCGAAGCGTATCTCACCTCACTCGGCGGCAACGGCAGCGGGGCATCGGCGGCGTGA
- the lysS gene encoding lysine--tRNA ligase: MSDETNFVRRARREKLDALVERGVQPFAYGFDRTHDAAEAVRLHPAGHEGEGDVVRVAGRIVAWRAHGKTTFAHLADESGRIQLYFKKDGLGDQVYSTLELFDIGDVVGVTGPLFRTRTGEVTVRVTDVCLLAKSLRPLPFGKEEEVGGVKVRHSGFADAEQRYRQRYADLAVHPEVRALFRARSRMIAEFRRALDEWGYLEVETPVLQPLYGGALARPFTTHHNTLDMPLYLRIADELYLKRLVVGGFDRVYEIGHDFRNEGIDRTHNPEFTMLEFYEAYADYAGMMTRVETLVTRAAAAVKSVWSPPTTEGAVEHGSEPVPEFEPPFPRVEWFPSLNRALGAGVDAAALGDEELRNAARRAGVQKVESMSRPKILDEMFQTLVESKLVSPTFVVDYPVELSPLAKPKRGNPGLTERFELFARGREMANAFSELNDPIDQRRRFEAQAALRAAGDEEAVGVDEDYLRAMEYGMPPMGGVGIGVDRLFMYLTNTPNIRDVILFPTLRPE; this comes from the coding sequence GTGAGCGACGAAACGAACTTCGTCCGTCGGGCGCGGCGCGAGAAACTGGACGCACTCGTCGAGCGTGGCGTACAGCCGTTCGCGTACGGATTCGACCGCACCCACGATGCGGCCGAGGCGGTGCGATTGCATCCGGCCGGTCACGAGGGAGAGGGCGATGTGGTGCGCGTCGCGGGGCGCATCGTGGCATGGCGCGCGCACGGCAAGACGACGTTCGCGCACCTCGCCGACGAGAGTGGCCGCATTCAGCTCTACTTCAAGAAGGACGGGCTGGGCGATCAGGTCTATTCGACGCTCGAGCTGTTCGACATCGGCGACGTGGTGGGCGTGACGGGGCCGCTCTTTCGGACACGCACCGGCGAAGTGACGGTGCGGGTGACCGACGTCTGTCTACTGGCGAAATCGCTGCGCCCCCTGCCATTCGGCAAAGAGGAGGAGGTCGGCGGCGTGAAGGTTCGCCACTCCGGATTCGCCGACGCGGAGCAACGCTACCGGCAGCGCTACGCCGACCTCGCGGTGCATCCCGAGGTTCGCGCGTTGTTCCGCGCGCGGTCGAGAATGATCGCCGAATTTCGTCGCGCGCTCGACGAGTGGGGCTACCTCGAAGTCGAGACGCCGGTGCTGCAGCCGCTCTACGGTGGGGCGTTGGCGCGGCCGTTCACGACACACCACAACACGTTGGACATGCCGCTGTATCTGCGCATCGCCGACGAGTTGTACCTCAAGCGGCTCGTCGTCGGCGGGTTCGACCGGGTCTACGAGATCGGCCACGATTTCCGGAACGAGGGGATCGACCGGACGCACAATCCGGAATTCACGATGCTCGAGTTCTACGAGGCGTACGCCGACTACGCGGGTATGATGACGCGCGTCGAGACGCTGGTGACGCGGGCGGCCGCCGCGGTGAAGTCGGTCTGGTCGCCGCCTACCACCGAAGGCGCCGTGGAGCACGGTTCGGAGCCGGTCCCGGAATTCGAGCCGCCGTTCCCGCGCGTCGAATGGTTCCCGTCGCTCAACCGCGCGCTCGGGGCGGGGGTCGACGCAGCGGCGCTCGGCGACGAGGAATTACGGAACGCGGCGCGTCGTGCCGGCGTACAGAAGGTGGAATCCATGAGTCGGCCGAAAATCCTCGACGAGATGTTCCAAACCCTGGTGGAATCAAAACTCGTGTCGCCCACGTTCGTGGTGGATTATCCGGTCGAGTTGTCACCGCTCGCGAAACCGAAGCGCGGCAACCCAGGGCTGACCGAACGGTTCGAGCTGTTCGCGCGGGGCCGCGAAATGGCGAACGCGTTCAGCGAATTGAACGATCCGATCGACCAGCGGCGGCGCTTCGAGGCGCAGGCCGCATTGCGCGCTGCGGGCGACGAAGAAGCGGTCGGCGTGGACGAAGACTATCTGCGAGCGATGGAGTACGGGATGCCGCCCATGGGCGGCGTTGGCATCGGCGTCGACCGGCTATTCATGTACCTCACGAACACGCCGAACATTCGCGACGTGATCCTCTTTCCCACGCTGCGGCCCGAGTGA
- a CDS encoding ABC transporter permease has translation MMTRLELSIAWRYMRSRRGSRLLSLISTIAILGVTVAVSALIVIIGVMDGLQTDLREKILIGSPDIRVMNFGEDLVMNDWHSVLDKVRRQKGVVAAGPFVHTQALVLAGHHKYMEGVFVEGLPPEGPNAPEVTTIRQRATAGNFRFETADGQHRGAVLGSKLAEKLNVTPGIDSITLLSIDQKHIDPVTGYPTAKSMQLEVTGIFDTGMYEYDNSYVIVSLETAQQLAQLGNAVTGIEVKTPTRWVAPDIAQQLIDSLGALRVLDWHQQNNQLFSALKLEKLGMTVILLLIVLVAAFNIISTLVMVVTDKTREIGILRAMGMPARSIRRLFFAQGLVIGVVGTGAGLVVGLAAAIIIGRNKLIALDPTIYFIDHLPVATQPLDVTLIVVASLAVAALATVYPALQAARLYPVEAIRHE, from the coding sequence ATGATGACCCGTCTCGAGCTCTCGATCGCATGGCGTTACATGCGCAGCCGGCGGGGATCCCGCCTGCTCTCGCTCATCAGCACGATCGCGATCCTCGGCGTGACGGTGGCGGTGAGCGCGCTCATCGTCATCATCGGCGTGATGGACGGTCTGCAGACGGATCTACGGGAAAAGATCCTGATCGGCAGCCCGGACATTCGCGTGATGAATTTCGGCGAAGATCTCGTGATGAACGACTGGCATTCGGTGCTGGACAAGGTTCGTCGCCAGAAGGGCGTGGTCGCGGCCGGGCCGTTCGTGCACACGCAAGCGCTCGTGCTCGCGGGACACCACAAGTACATGGAGGGCGTGTTTGTCGAGGGTCTCCCCCCGGAAGGACCGAACGCGCCCGAGGTGACGACGATTCGCCAGCGGGCCACGGCCGGCAACTTCCGGTTCGAGACGGCGGACGGGCAGCATCGCGGCGCGGTGCTCGGCTCGAAGCTGGCGGAAAAGCTCAACGTCACGCCGGGCATCGACTCGATCACCTTGCTCAGCATCGACCAGAAGCACATCGATCCGGTCACCGGGTACCCGACGGCCAAGTCGATGCAGCTCGAGGTGACGGGCATCTTCGACACGGGGATGTACGAGTACGACAATTCGTACGTCATCGTCTCGCTCGAGACGGCGCAGCAGCTGGCGCAGCTCGGCAACGCGGTCACCGGGATCGAAGTCAAGACGCCGACTCGATGGGTGGCTCCGGACATCGCGCAACAGTTGATCGACAGCCTCGGCGCGCTGCGCGTGCTCGATTGGCATCAGCAGAACAACCAGCTGTTCAGCGCGCTCAAGCTGGAGAAGCTGGGGATGACGGTGATCCTGCTGCTCATCGTGTTGGTTGCCGCCTTCAACATCATCAGCACGCTGGTCATGGTCGTGACCGACAAGACGCGTGAGATCGGCATTCTGCGGGCGATGGGAATGCCGGCGCGGTCGATTCGGCGCCTGTTCTTCGCGCAGGGGCTGGTCATCGGCGTGGTCGGGACCGGCGCGGGGCTCGTGGTCGGGTTGGCCGCGGCCATCATCATCGGGCGGAACAAGCTCATCGCTCTCGACCCGACCATATATTTCATCGATCATTTGCCCGTCGCGACCCAGCCGCTCGATGTGACGCTCATCGTCGTCGCGAGCCTCGCGGTGGCCGCGCTGGCAACGGTGTATCCCGCGTTGCAGGCAGCTCGCCTGTATCCCGTCGAGGCGATCCGGCACGAATGA
- a CDS encoding ABC transporter ATP-binding protein, whose amino-acid sequence MMVLEAVDLGKEYRGGDGGTITVLDGVNLQVARGEMVAVVGASGAGKSTLLHLLGALDEPTRGEVFINGIRLPASRARAGSDVSSERGSSTSETRVSRFRERRARRRLAGKRDLEVSSLRNRSVGFVFQFHHLLREFTALENVAMPLRIAGWDEGRAHKRAAELLERVGLGARMQHRPSELSGGEQQRSAVARALAIDPAVVLADEPSGNLDHMTSERLHDLFVELSRDLEIAMVIATHNRSLAARADRTLLLEDGRLTPTDVREVVP is encoded by the coding sequence ATGATGGTGCTCGAGGCTGTGGACTTGGGGAAGGAATACCGCGGCGGCGACGGCGGCACGATCACCGTCCTCGACGGCGTGAACCTGCAAGTCGCCCGCGGCGAGATGGTGGCCGTGGTCGGGGCGAGCGGTGCGGGGAAAAGCACGCTTCTGCATCTGCTGGGCGCGCTCGACGAGCCGACGCGCGGCGAGGTCTTCATCAACGGCATCCGATTGCCGGCGTCGCGCGCCCGCGCCGGGAGTGACGTTTCATCCGAGCGCGGCAGTTCCACTTCAGAGACGCGGGTGAGTCGGTTCCGCGAGCGACGGGCCCGCCGGCGGCTCGCCGGAAAGCGCGATCTCGAGGTCTCGTCGCTTCGGAACCGGTCGGTCGGGTTCGTGTTTCAGTTTCATCACTTGTTGCGGGAGTTTACGGCGTTGGAGAATGTCGCGATGCCCCTTCGCATCGCCGGATGGGACGAGGGTCGCGCGCACAAGCGCGCGGCCGAGTTGCTCGAGCGCGTCGGCCTCGGCGCGCGAATGCAGCATCGGCCATCTGAGCTGTCAGGAGGAGAGCAGCAGCGCAGCGCCGTGGCGCGCGCGCTGGCCATTGATCCGGCCGTCGTGTTGGCAGACGAGCCGTCGGGCAACCTCGACCATATGACGAGCGAACGGCTGCACGACTTGTTCGTCGAGCTTTCGCGCGACCTGGAGATCGCGATGGTGATCGCGACGCACAACAGGTCATTGGCGGCGCGCGCGGACCGCACCCTGCTGCTGGAGGACGGGCGTCTTACGCCGACCGACGTGCGGGAGGTCGTTCCCTGA
- a CDS encoding UvrB/UvrC motif-containing protein produces the protein MVCDVCKERDAAVHLTTIEDNAVHQLHLCEKCAAERGVETPAAAPNHPLGEFLHDVQQQVALTGLTSGESPRCPFCNTTMADFRTTGRWGCARCYSNFEAGIRELLRRVQGNHRHVGRVYRPPVGEALERVAAIGELRERLRRAIESEQFELAADLRDKIRVME, from the coding sequence ATGGTCTGCGACGTTTGCAAAGAGCGGGACGCGGCGGTGCATCTGACGACGATCGAAGACAATGCCGTGCACCAGCTGCATCTCTGTGAAAAGTGCGCGGCGGAGCGCGGCGTCGAGACGCCGGCGGCGGCGCCCAATCACCCGCTGGGTGAGTTCCTGCACGACGTGCAGCAGCAGGTCGCGCTCACCGGGCTGACGTCCGGCGAATCGCCGCGGTGCCCGTTTTGCAACACGACCATGGCGGATTTTCGCACCACGGGCCGGTGGGGATGCGCGCGGTGCTACTCGAATTTCGAGGCGGGGATCCGAGAGCTGTTGCGGCGCGTCCAGGGCAACCACCGGCACGTAGGGCGGGTGTATCGGCCGCCGGTCGGCGAAGCGCTCGAGCGCGTCGCGGCGATCGGCGAACTTCGTGAGCGGCTTCGTCGGGCGATCGAAAGCGAGCAATTCGAGCTCGCGGCGGATCTGCGCGACAAGATTCGGGTGATGGAATGA
- a CDS encoding protein arginine kinase: MTVDLSLLPDGGVGWLDASGKNSDIVLSTRIRLARNVEGYAFTGRARDGERLRVLSQVREAVTSIPAMSDSVMYRLDELPSTARSLLHERHLVSKELAGLEPPHPLRTGAAVFLADGLGVMVNEEDHLRLQSLRSGFALQEAYAAIDKLDRELGARVPYSYHGEFGFLTACPTNVGTGLRGSVLIHLPGLVLTKEIAKVLNSLQQMGLTYRGLYGEGSEVVGNFFQISNQTTLGRSEEELLDQLLRVVGHVVEREAEARRVLLRDAGYIIEDKLWRAYGTLRYARSLTFDEAMNYLSGVRLAVGLKLISSLSVYTLNKLLIFSQAAHLAYAEGGGRALTESETNLARARYVRRALEDETGSVG, from the coding sequence ATGACGGTGGATCTTTCGTTGCTGCCCGACGGCGGCGTCGGTTGGCTGGACGCGTCGGGGAAGAATTCGGACATCGTGTTGTCGACGCGCATTCGCCTGGCGCGAAACGTCGAGGGCTACGCCTTTACCGGTCGGGCGCGCGACGGCGAGCGGCTTCGCGTGCTCTCGCAGGTGCGCGAGGCGGTGACGTCGATCCCGGCGATGAGCGATTCGGTCATGTACCGCCTCGACGAGCTGCCGTCGACGGCTCGATCATTGTTGCACGAACGCCACCTGGTGAGCAAGGAGCTCGCGGGGCTGGAGCCGCCGCACCCGCTTCGCACGGGGGCCGCGGTCTTTTTGGCCGACGGCCTCGGCGTCATGGTGAACGAGGAGGATCATCTTCGCCTCCAATCGCTGCGCTCGGGATTTGCATTACAAGAAGCGTACGCCGCGATCGACAAGCTGGATCGCGAGTTGGGCGCACGGGTGCCCTACTCGTACCACGGAGAATTCGGCTTTCTAACCGCATGTCCGACCAACGTGGGTACCGGCCTCCGGGGCTCCGTCCTCATTCACCTGCCCGGTCTCGTTCTCACCAAAGAGATCGCCAAGGTGCTCAACAGCCTTCAGCAGATGGGGCTGACCTACCGGGGACTATATGGGGAGGGAAGCGAGGTCGTTGGCAACTTCTTCCAGATCTCCAACCAGACCACGTTGGGACGGTCGGAGGAGGAATTGCTCGACCAACTGTTGCGCGTGGTCGGTCACGTCGTCGAACGAGAGGCGGAAGCTCGCCGTGTTCTGCTACGAGACGCGGGTTATATTATCGAGGACAAGCTTTGGCGCGCATACGGCACGCTTCGATACGCACGCAGCCTCACTTTCGACGAGGCGATGAATTACCTCAGCGGCGTTCGGCTGGCTGTCGGGCTGAAACTGATCTCCTCGCTAAGTGTATATACCCTCAACAAGCTCCTGATCTTTTCGCAGGCCGCACACCTGGCGTACGCAGAAGGCGGTGGCCGGGCGTTGACGGAAAGCGAAACCAACTTGGCGCGCGCGCGGTACGTGCGACGAGCGCTGGAAGATGAAACGGGCTCTGTTGGGTGA